A genomic segment from Carassius auratus strain Wakin chromosome 25, ASM336829v1, whole genome shotgun sequence encodes:
- the LOC113043899 gene encoding dual oxidase maturation factor 1-like isoform X1 → MQIKAVIRKCDPLKDERREDHLISRTHIFPCCFAAHVASTAIVLACGGKMTFYDGIYPFYPLQRSPFIVDISLLVVILVFSVLAVSFLFILPGIRGKSRLFWMFRITISLFIGTVLVALNFTGDWAEASVKANASYKSFSNAVVSAEVGLHVGLYGINITLKGEPVSQINETIDYNEIFRWSSSVDEQYDDALKRGLPNPILYIAEKFTRNSACGLIYQYRYSGRFASANLWTAFCCWLVANILFLMPVILYAGYMMIATAAFIFFSMASFSTIFNVIPCDFSIGAESLKTDYSHSFWIALATGLLCAVIGLVVVLLDCLFPARMREVFSVGVDNEDDECHTGEGYLNSGFLEGVIYDDDTQTGNVSMSQQITTLTVRLKAQRNALQ, encoded by the exons ATGCAAATCAAAGCTGTTATTAGGAAGTGCGATCCTTTAAAAGATGAGCGCCGAGAGGATCATCTTATTTCCAGGACACATATTTTCCCGTGTTGTTTCGCGGCTCACGTTGCGTCCACAG CTATAGTTCTCGCCTGTGGAGGGAAGATGACTTTCTACGATGGCATTTACCCGTTTTACCCGCTACAAAGGAGCCCGTTCATCGTCGACATCAGTCTGCTGGTCGTGATCCTGGTTTTCTCGGTTCTGGCTGTCAGTTTCCTCTTCATTCTACCGGGAATACGTGGCAAATCG aGACTGTTCTGGATGTTCAGGATAACCATTAGTTTATTTATTGGAACAGTTTTAGTAG CATTGAATTTTACTGGAGACTGGGCTGAAGCCAGCGTGAAGGCCAACGCCAGCTACAAATCCTTCAGTAATGCTGTGGTGTCTGCTGAGGTGGGGCTTCATGTGGGGCTGTATGGCATAAACATCACACTTAAAG GTGAACCAGTATCGCAGATAAATGAGACCATTGACTACAATGAGATCTTCAGGTGGTCGAGCAGCGTAGATGAGCAGTACGATGACGCGCTGAAGCGAGGTCTTCCCAACCCCATCCTTTACATCGCAGAGAAGTTCACTCGCAACAGCGCCTGCGGCCTCATCTACCAGTACAGATACTCAGGCCGCTTCGCCTCAGCCAATCTGTG GACGGCTTTTTGCTGCTGGCTCGTGGCCAATATCCTCTTCTTAATGCCTGTCATCCTCTACGCCGGGTACATGATGATAGCCACGGCCGCTTTCATCTTCTTCTCCATGGCTTCCTTCTCAACTATATTCAATGTGATCCCATGTGACTTCAGTATAGGTGCAGAGTCCTTAAAGACAGATTACAGCCATTCCTTCTGGATCGCTTTGGCTACAG GTTTgctgtgcgctgtgattggtttggTGGTGGTGCTACTGGATTGTCTGTTTCCTGCGAGGATGAGGGAGGTGTTCAGTGTGGGCGTGGACAACGAGGATGACGAATGCCACACTGGTGAAGGCTACCTCAACTCAGGCTTTCTAGAGGGAGTGATCTATGATGACGACACACAGACGGGAAATGTCTCCATGTCTCAGCAGATCACTACATTAACAGTACGTTTAAAAGCACAAAGAAATGCACTGCAGTAA
- the LOC113043899 gene encoding dual oxidase maturation factor 1-like isoform X2 yields the protein MQIKAVIRKCDPLKDERREDHLISRTHIFPCCFAAHVASTAIVLACGGKMTFYDGIYPFYPLQRSPFIVDISLLVVILVFSVLAVSFLFILPGIRGKSRLFWMFRITISLFIGTVLVALNFTGDWAEASVKANASYKSFSNAVVSAEVGLHVGLYGINITLKGEPVSQINETIDYNEIFRWSSSVDEQYDDALKRGLPNPILYIAEKFTRNSACGLIYQYRYSGRFASANLWTAFCCWLVANILFLMPVILYAGYMMIATAAFIFFSMASFSTIFNVIPCDFSIGAESLKTDYSHSFWIALATGLLCAVIGLVVVLLDCLFPARMREVFSVGVDNEDDECHTGEGYLNSGFLEGVIYDDDTQTGNVSMSQQITTLTRL from the exons ATGCAAATCAAAGCTGTTATTAGGAAGTGCGATCCTTTAAAAGATGAGCGCCGAGAGGATCATCTTATTTCCAGGACACATATTTTCCCGTGTTGTTTCGCGGCTCACGTTGCGTCCACAG CTATAGTTCTCGCCTGTGGAGGGAAGATGACTTTCTACGATGGCATTTACCCGTTTTACCCGCTACAAAGGAGCCCGTTCATCGTCGACATCAGTCTGCTGGTCGTGATCCTGGTTTTCTCGGTTCTGGCTGTCAGTTTCCTCTTCATTCTACCGGGAATACGTGGCAAATCG aGACTGTTCTGGATGTTCAGGATAACCATTAGTTTATTTATTGGAACAGTTTTAGTAG CATTGAATTTTACTGGAGACTGGGCTGAAGCCAGCGTGAAGGCCAACGCCAGCTACAAATCCTTCAGTAATGCTGTGGTGTCTGCTGAGGTGGGGCTTCATGTGGGGCTGTATGGCATAAACATCACACTTAAAG GTGAACCAGTATCGCAGATAAATGAGACCATTGACTACAATGAGATCTTCAGGTGGTCGAGCAGCGTAGATGAGCAGTACGATGACGCGCTGAAGCGAGGTCTTCCCAACCCCATCCTTTACATCGCAGAGAAGTTCACTCGCAACAGCGCCTGCGGCCTCATCTACCAGTACAGATACTCAGGCCGCTTCGCCTCAGCCAATCTGTG GACGGCTTTTTGCTGCTGGCTCGTGGCCAATATCCTCTTCTTAATGCCTGTCATCCTCTACGCCGGGTACATGATGATAGCCACGGCCGCTTTCATCTTCTTCTCCATGGCTTCCTTCTCAACTATATTCAATGTGATCCCATGTGACTTCAGTATAGGTGCAGAGTCCTTAAAGACAGATTACAGCCATTCCTTCTGGATCGCTTTGGCTACAG GTTTgctgtgcgctgtgattggtttggTGGTGGTGCTACTGGATTGTCTGTTTCCTGCGAGGATGAGGGAGGTGTTCAGTGTGGGCGTGGACAACGAGGATGACGAATGCCACACTGGTGAAGGCTACCTCAACTCAGGCTTTCTAGAGGGAGTGATCTATGATGACGACACACAGACGGGAAATGTCTCCATGTCTCAGCAGATCACTACATTAACA AGACTTTGA
- the LOC113043535 gene encoding amyloid-beta A4 precursor protein-binding family A member 2-like isoform X2 yields MKPVMALRRRPGTRAIVSELNPSASSTAAEGSEKLSGDGVDPVPEELGQEKLDIKPPSPVPARDCLSDGSEDDSIQGQSHLQQDSMEEDSLSEYDNVVSGEEEEEEEEEHDYGEDEELQTEADRMTYYVHCCPEDESYMEGMDCHEGADGAESPGTSRDVQESLKPVEAWEHSEGFYKVLQQDATTTVYKRPEPITETTFVQAPMAEDEEDEEETEEEAEEEDSEEEDNVVVFHYKGKEVELNNNEIPRKGTDDFPRDARSRPQESNSAKVGQETDAVTNYRRNQDIPKNPRDVPPGSSCPHRDRIERVREECASDCPKDCDVPVVRESRGNSRQSFRYRGHQSERVHKRDSAYQDGSGVSNKAKFADPEDRGIWKKRHLLKYSREDDRDGDGKLAHEQSKSPGDSKNRGQEHRVCSHKPKGGKERKSIGDVEEEQIENEVKTKLRIAPNSSGSNKGAPDQTNNGKEAPNYSRISSTSSDRRKSQSRAHVNTPVQSPDKQLHKDLAKPVETEKTRPNQEQVSPSSSEESSTGPPSGQKRPAQRNPSFPSFVDIPGPCEPEDLINGIIFAANYLGSTQLLSDRNPSKSVRMKQAQEAVDCVKSTEGEAQSSTEIDLFISTKAIKVLNADTQETLMDSALRTISYIADIGEVVVLMARRRLSNASSLDCTDPGLGTESRKQYRMMCYVFESEDAQLIAQSIGQAFSMAYQEFLRANGINPKDLSQKDYSDILSTQEMYNDDLIHFSNSENCKEVLLEKQKGEVLGVVIVESGWGSILPTVILACMLNNGPAARSGRLNVGDQLMAVNDTSLVGLPLATCQGIIKGLKNHVQVKLSVVSCPPVTTVLIKRPDLQYQLGFSVQNGIICSLMRGGIAERGGVRVGHRIIEINGQSVVAMAHEKIVHALSVSVGEIKMKTMPAVMFRLLTGQETPVYI; encoded by the exons ATGAAGCCTGTCATGGCTCTCAGGAGAAGACCGGGGACCAGAGCCATTGTTTCAGAGCTCAACCCGTCAGCCTCTAGCACTGCGGCTGAGGGAAGTGAAAAGCTCTCTGGAGATGGAGTTGATCCGGTTCCTGAAGAACTTGGACAAGAAAAACTAGACATCAAACCACCCTCTCCTGTGCCAGCTAGGGACTGTCTAAGTGATGGGTCTGAGGATGACTCTATCCAAGGCCAAAGCCATCTTCAGCAGGACAGCATGGAGGAAGACTCACTGTCCGAGTATGATAATGTTGTATCtggtgaagaagaagaagaagaagaagaggaacaTGATTACGGGGAAGATGAGGAACTGCAAACCGAAGCAGACAGGATGACCTACTATGTCCACTGTTGTCCTGAAGATGAAAGCTACATGGAAGGAATGGACTGCCATGAAGGTGCGGATGGAGCTGAGAGTCCTGGCACGTCTCGGGATGTCCAGGAGAGCCTTAAACCGGTGGAGGCTTGGGAACACTCGGAAGGCTTTTACAAGGTTCTGCAGCAAGACGCAACAACAACGGTCTACAAGCGTCCAGAGCCTATCACGGAGACAACCTTCGTACAAGCCCCTATGGCTGAGGACGAGGAGGATGAAGAAGAGACAGAGGAAGAGGCAGAAGAAGAGGACAGTGAAGAAGAagacaatgttgttgtttttcactaCAAAGGGAAAGAAGTGGAGTTGAACAACAATGAGATCCCAAGGAAAGGTACTGACGACTTTCCCAGAGATGCCAGGAGTCGTCCTCAAGAGTCCAATTCTGCTAAAGTGGGGCAAGAAACTGATGCAGTTACCAACTATAGAAGAAATCAAGACATCCCCAAAAACCCAAGAGATGTCCCTCCAGGGTCAAGTTGTCCTCATAGGGATCGAATAGAAAGGGTTCGGGAAGAGTGTGCTAGCGACTGTCCAAAAGATTGTGATGTCCCTGTGGTCAGAGAAAGCAGAGGAAACTCTAGACAAAGTTTCAGATATAGAGGACATCAGTCGGAGAGAGTACACAAAAGAGACAGTGCTTACCAGGACGGGAGCGGGGTCAGCAATAAAGCTAAATTCGCAGATCCAGAGGATAGAGGCATTtggaaaaaaagacatttgctAAAATACTCCAGAGAGGACGACAGGGACGGAGATGGGAAACTTGCACACGAGCAAAGTAAAAGTCCTGGTGACAGCAAAAATAGAGGGCAGGAACATCGCGTTTGTAGTCACAAACCAAAGggtggaaaagagagaaagagcattGGGGATGTTGAGGAAGAGCAGATTGAGAACGAAGTCAAGACCAAACTCAGAATTGCTCCAAACAGCTCAGGGAGTAACAAAGGTGCTCCTGATCAGACCAATAATGGGAAAGAGGCTCCTAACTATTCCAGGATCTCTTCAACATCATCAGACAGGAGAAAGAGCCAATCCAGAGCCCATGTTAATACACCTGTACAGTCCCCAGACAAACAGCTACATAAAGACTTGGCCAAACCTGTTGAAACGGAGAAGACAAGGCCTAATCAAGAACAG GTTTCTCCGAGTAGTTCAGAGGAAAGTAGTACAGGGCCACCATCCGGACAAAAGAGACCG GCCCAGAGAAATCCCTCTTTCCCAAGCTTTGTGGATA tCCCTGGTCCCTGTGAGCCAGAAGATCTCATCAATGGTATCATCTTTGCCGCAAACTACCTTGGCTCGACCCAACTGCTCTCCGACAGAAACCCATCCAAAAGCGTTCGCATGAAGCAAGCGCAGGAAGCTGTGGACTGCGTTAAG TCTACAGAGGGTGAAGCTCAGAGTTCAACAGAGATCGACTTGTTCATCTCAACCAAGGCCATCAAGGTGCTCAATGCTGACACACAG GAGACGCTGATGGATAGCGCCCTGCGCACCATCTCGTACATCGCAGACATCGGTGAGGTGGTGGTCCTGATGGCTCGCAGGCGTCTGTCCAACGCCTCCTCGCTCGACTGCACAGATCCAGGCCTCGGCACAGAAAGCCGGAAGCAGTACCGCATGATGTGCTACGTCTTTGAGTCAGAGGAT GCCCAGCTCATCGCACAGTCCATCGGTCAGGCGTTCAGCATGGCCTACCAAGAGTTCCTCCGAGCCAATGGGATCAATCCCAAGGACCTCAGCCAGAAAGACTACAGCGATATCCTGAGCACGCAGGAGATGTATAATGACGACCTCATCCATTTCTCCAACTCTGAAAACTGTAAAGAG GTTCTGCTAGAGAAGCAGAAGGGCGAGGTGCTGGGTGTGGTGATCGTGGAGTCGGGCTGGGGCTCCATCCTGCCCACCGTCATCCTGGCCTGCATGCTGAACAACGGCCCTGCCGCCCGCTCCGGCAGACTCAATGTGGGCGACCAGCTCATGGCGGTCAACGACACCAGTCTGGTCGGCCTGCCGCTCGCCACCTGTCAGGGCATCATCAAG GGCCTGAAGAACCACGTTCAGGTGAAACTAAGTGTCGTGAGCTGCCCACCTGTTACCACTGTCCTCATAAAGAGACCCGACCTGCAATACCAGCTGGGCTTCAGCGTTCAGAACGGCATA ATCTGTAGTCTGATGCGTGGAGGTATTGCGGAGCGGGGCGGAGTGCGAGTCGGACACAGAATAATTGAGATAAACGGACAGAGTGTGGTGGCGATGGCGCATGAGAAAATTGTCCACGCCCTTTCAGTATCTGTAGGAGAG attaaaatgaaaactatgcCTGCCGTCATGTTCAGGTTGTTAACTGGTCAAGAGACTCCGGTGTACATATGA
- the LOC113043535 gene encoding amyloid-beta A4 precursor protein-binding family A member 2-like isoform X1 translates to MKPVMALRRRPGTRAIVSELNPSASSTAAEGSEKLSGDGVDPVPEELGQEKLDIKPPSPVPARDCLSDGSEDDSIQGQSHLQQDSMEEDSLSEYDNVVSGEEEEEEEEEHDYGEDEELQTEADRMTYYVHCCPEDESYMEGMDCHEGADGAESPGTSRDVQESLKPVEAWEHSEGFYKVLQQDATTTVYKRPEPITETTFVQAPMAEDEEDEEETEEEAEEEDSEEEDNVVVFHYKGKEVELNNNEIPRKGTDDFPRDARSRPQESNSAKVGQETDAVTNYRRNQDIPKNPRDVPPGSSCPHRDRIERVREECASDCPKDCDVPVVRESRGNSRQSFRYRGHQSERVHKRDSAYQDGSGVSNKAKFADPEDRGIWKKRHLLKYSREDDRDGDGKLAHEQSKSPGDSKNRGQEHRVCSHKPKGGKERKSIGDVEEEQIENEVKTKLRIAPNSSGSNKGAPDQTNNGKEAPNYSRISSTSSDRRKSQSRAHVNTPVQSPDKQLHKDLAKPVETEKTRPNQEQVSPSSSEESSTGPPSGQKRPQAQRNPSFPSFVDIPGPCEPEDLINGIIFAANYLGSTQLLSDRNPSKSVRMKQAQEAVDCVKSTEGEAQSSTEIDLFISTKAIKVLNADTQETLMDSALRTISYIADIGEVVVLMARRRLSNASSLDCTDPGLGTESRKQYRMMCYVFESEDAQLIAQSIGQAFSMAYQEFLRANGINPKDLSQKDYSDILSTQEMYNDDLIHFSNSENCKEVLLEKQKGEVLGVVIVESGWGSILPTVILACMLNNGPAARSGRLNVGDQLMAVNDTSLVGLPLATCQGIIKGLKNHVQVKLSVVSCPPVTTVLIKRPDLQYQLGFSVQNGIICSLMRGGIAERGGVRVGHRIIEINGQSVVAMAHEKIVHALSVSVGEIKMKTMPAVMFRLLTGQETPVYI, encoded by the exons ATGAAGCCTGTCATGGCTCTCAGGAGAAGACCGGGGACCAGAGCCATTGTTTCAGAGCTCAACCCGTCAGCCTCTAGCACTGCGGCTGAGGGAAGTGAAAAGCTCTCTGGAGATGGAGTTGATCCGGTTCCTGAAGAACTTGGACAAGAAAAACTAGACATCAAACCACCCTCTCCTGTGCCAGCTAGGGACTGTCTAAGTGATGGGTCTGAGGATGACTCTATCCAAGGCCAAAGCCATCTTCAGCAGGACAGCATGGAGGAAGACTCACTGTCCGAGTATGATAATGTTGTATCtggtgaagaagaagaagaagaagaagaggaacaTGATTACGGGGAAGATGAGGAACTGCAAACCGAAGCAGACAGGATGACCTACTATGTCCACTGTTGTCCTGAAGATGAAAGCTACATGGAAGGAATGGACTGCCATGAAGGTGCGGATGGAGCTGAGAGTCCTGGCACGTCTCGGGATGTCCAGGAGAGCCTTAAACCGGTGGAGGCTTGGGAACACTCGGAAGGCTTTTACAAGGTTCTGCAGCAAGACGCAACAACAACGGTCTACAAGCGTCCAGAGCCTATCACGGAGACAACCTTCGTACAAGCCCCTATGGCTGAGGACGAGGAGGATGAAGAAGAGACAGAGGAAGAGGCAGAAGAAGAGGACAGTGAAGAAGAagacaatgttgttgtttttcactaCAAAGGGAAAGAAGTGGAGTTGAACAACAATGAGATCCCAAGGAAAGGTACTGACGACTTTCCCAGAGATGCCAGGAGTCGTCCTCAAGAGTCCAATTCTGCTAAAGTGGGGCAAGAAACTGATGCAGTTACCAACTATAGAAGAAATCAAGACATCCCCAAAAACCCAAGAGATGTCCCTCCAGGGTCAAGTTGTCCTCATAGGGATCGAATAGAAAGGGTTCGGGAAGAGTGTGCTAGCGACTGTCCAAAAGATTGTGATGTCCCTGTGGTCAGAGAAAGCAGAGGAAACTCTAGACAAAGTTTCAGATATAGAGGACATCAGTCGGAGAGAGTACACAAAAGAGACAGTGCTTACCAGGACGGGAGCGGGGTCAGCAATAAAGCTAAATTCGCAGATCCAGAGGATAGAGGCATTtggaaaaaaagacatttgctAAAATACTCCAGAGAGGACGACAGGGACGGAGATGGGAAACTTGCACACGAGCAAAGTAAAAGTCCTGGTGACAGCAAAAATAGAGGGCAGGAACATCGCGTTTGTAGTCACAAACCAAAGggtggaaaagagagaaagagcattGGGGATGTTGAGGAAGAGCAGATTGAGAACGAAGTCAAGACCAAACTCAGAATTGCTCCAAACAGCTCAGGGAGTAACAAAGGTGCTCCTGATCAGACCAATAATGGGAAAGAGGCTCCTAACTATTCCAGGATCTCTTCAACATCATCAGACAGGAGAAAGAGCCAATCCAGAGCCCATGTTAATACACCTGTACAGTCCCCAGACAAACAGCTACATAAAGACTTGGCCAAACCTGTTGAAACGGAGAAGACAAGGCCTAATCAAGAACAG GTTTCTCCGAGTAGTTCAGAGGAAAGTAGTACAGGGCCACCATCCGGACAAAAGAGACCG CAGGCCCAGAGAAATCCCTCTTTCCCAAGCTTTGTGGATA tCCCTGGTCCCTGTGAGCCAGAAGATCTCATCAATGGTATCATCTTTGCCGCAAACTACCTTGGCTCGACCCAACTGCTCTCCGACAGAAACCCATCCAAAAGCGTTCGCATGAAGCAAGCGCAGGAAGCTGTGGACTGCGTTAAG TCTACAGAGGGTGAAGCTCAGAGTTCAACAGAGATCGACTTGTTCATCTCAACCAAGGCCATCAAGGTGCTCAATGCTGACACACAG GAGACGCTGATGGATAGCGCCCTGCGCACCATCTCGTACATCGCAGACATCGGTGAGGTGGTGGTCCTGATGGCTCGCAGGCGTCTGTCCAACGCCTCCTCGCTCGACTGCACAGATCCAGGCCTCGGCACAGAAAGCCGGAAGCAGTACCGCATGATGTGCTACGTCTTTGAGTCAGAGGAT GCCCAGCTCATCGCACAGTCCATCGGTCAGGCGTTCAGCATGGCCTACCAAGAGTTCCTCCGAGCCAATGGGATCAATCCCAAGGACCTCAGCCAGAAAGACTACAGCGATATCCTGAGCACGCAGGAGATGTATAATGACGACCTCATCCATTTCTCCAACTCTGAAAACTGTAAAGAG GTTCTGCTAGAGAAGCAGAAGGGCGAGGTGCTGGGTGTGGTGATCGTGGAGTCGGGCTGGGGCTCCATCCTGCCCACCGTCATCCTGGCCTGCATGCTGAACAACGGCCCTGCCGCCCGCTCCGGCAGACTCAATGTGGGCGACCAGCTCATGGCGGTCAACGACACCAGTCTGGTCGGCCTGCCGCTCGCCACCTGTCAGGGCATCATCAAG GGCCTGAAGAACCACGTTCAGGTGAAACTAAGTGTCGTGAGCTGCCCACCTGTTACCACTGTCCTCATAAAGAGACCCGACCTGCAATACCAGCTGGGCTTCAGCGTTCAGAACGGCATA ATCTGTAGTCTGATGCGTGGAGGTATTGCGGAGCGGGGCGGAGTGCGAGTCGGACACAGAATAATTGAGATAAACGGACAGAGTGTGGTGGCGATGGCGCATGAGAAAATTGTCCACGCCCTTTCAGTATCTGTAGGAGAG attaaaatgaaaactatgcCTGCCGTCATGTTCAGGTTGTTAACTGGTCAAGAGACTCCGGTGTACATATGA
- the LOC113043536 gene encoding eukaryotic translation initiation factor 3 subunit J-A-like: MADADDWDADSFDPEEPIKKAAVHDKWEGEDEDDDVKDNWDDDEEEEKEEEKKSEAKPTEKKKLSEKIKEKENLQRKKQEELLKQLEESEDSTELTPEEELAEKLRVKKLQEDSDLELAKEAFGVVSNNVTGIDAMSPSTKEDFTEFERLLKEKISSYEKSIHYSSFLETLFRDLCLSLEVEDFKKISTSLTALLSEKQRQEKANKGKKKKKGVLPGGGLKATKRDDLADYGEFDGGYAQDYEDFM; the protein is encoded by the exons ATGGCGGACGCCGATGACTGGG ATGCTGATAGTTTCGACCCCGAGGAGCCCATCAAAAAGGCGGCAGTTCATGACAAATGGGAGGGCGAGGATGAAGACGACGACGTCAAA GATAATtgggatgatgatgaagaggaagaaaaggaggaggaaaaGAAATCAG AGGCCAAACCTACAGAAAAGAAGAAACTcagcgagaaaataaaagaaaaggaaaatttacaaagaaaaaaacaagaggaGCTCCTTAAACAA TTAGAGGAGTCGGAAGACAGCACAGAACTCACACCAGAAGAAGAGCTGGCAGAAAAACTTCGAGTAAAAAAACTACAGGAGGATTCAGACTTGGAACTAGCAAAAGAAGCATTCG GTGTAGTATCAAATAATGTTACAGGAATTGATGCCATGAGTCCCTCTACAAAAGAAGACTTCACAGAGTTTGAGCGGTTGCTAAAAGAAAAGATTTCTTCTTATGAGAAGTCAATACACTATTCCAGCTTTTTAGAGACACTGTTTAGGGACCTGTGTCTTTCAT TGGAAGTTGAGGACTTTAAGAAAATTAGCACCTCGCTAACAGCGTTACTGAGTGAAAAGCAGAGGCAAGAAAAG GCAAACaaaggtaaaaagaaaaagaagggagTTTTACCCGGAGGAGGTTTAAAAGCCACAAAGAGAGATGATCTGGCAGACTACGGGGAGTTCGACGGCGGTTATGCACAAGACTACGAGGATTTCATGTGA
- the LOC113043537 gene encoding mono [ADP-ribose] polymerase PARP16-like isoform X1 — MQPSLPSAAVKELVCSCLHRDPVAADLRCSLFVAAVQSYRRDSALRPFPPRYLTGEVKDFEELLKDVDTLPNVRDLVRLGHGDGDHHLALVHWVLSSKSFAVKTLQKEEFARLSQLTQSEGVSAPAPDFLFELQYCDLLNSKFERTRAGRELIYAFHGSRLENFHSIIHNGLHCHLNKTSLFGEGTYLTSDLSMAILYSPHGNGWRESVLGPLISCVALCEIIDHPDVKCQMKKKDSESVDQKRLRARNSEGGEVPEKYFVVTNNELLRVKYLLVYSQRRYRSRHAQGTSWLVRHHFAVMMGLYLLLLIFIGAFNSSAFQSFWYRMFR, encoded by the exons ATGCAGCCGTCTCTCCCGTCAGCTGCGGTCAAAGAGCTGGTCTGCTCCTGTCTGCATCGAGACCCTGTAGCGGCGGATCTGCGCTGCAGCCTCTTCGTAGCCGCCGTCCAGAGCTACAGGCGCGACTCAGCGCTCAGACCCTTCCCTCCTCGCTACCTTACAGGAGAGGTCAAGGATTTTGAGGAGCTG CTAAAGGATGTGGATACTTTGCCAAACGTGAGAGATCTTGTGCGTCTGGGACATGGTGATGGAGATCATCATCTGGCTCTTGTGCACTGGGTTCTGTCCTCCAAGAGTTTTGCTGTAAAGACCCTGCAGAAAGAGGAG TTTGCCAGACTCAGCCAGCTGACTCAAAGCGAGGGCGTTTCGGCGCCGGCTCCAGACTTCCTCTTCGAACTGCAGTACTGTGATTTGCTCAACTCCAAGTTCGAGCGGACGCGGGCCGGACGAGAGCTCATCTATGCGTTCCACGGCAGCAGACTGGAGAACTTCCACTCCATCATACACAACGGATTACACTGCCATCTCAATAAG ACCTCACTGTTTGGGGAGGGCACATACCTGACCAGTGACCTCAGCATGGCCATCCTTTACAGTCCTCATGGTAACGGATGGAGGGAAAGCGTTCTCGGGCCTTTGATCAGCTGCGTGGCCTTGTGTGAAATCATCGATCATCCCGATGTGAAGTGTCAGATGAAGAAGAAAG ACTCCGAGAGCGTTGACCAAAAGCGTCTGAGGGCCAGGAACAGTGAAGGAGGCGAGGTGCCCGAGAAATACTTTGTGGTGACCAACAATGAGCTTCTGAGAGTGAAGTACCTGCTCGTGTATTCTCAGAGACGCTACCGATCACG ACACGCTCAAGGGACGTCGTGGCTCGTCAGACATCATTTTGCCGTCATGATGGGCCTGTATCTCCTGCTCCTCATATTCATCGGTGCCTTCAACTCGTCTGCTTTTCAGTCGTTCTGGTACAGAATGTTCCGGTGA
- the LOC113043537 gene encoding mono [ADP-ribose] polymerase PARP16-like isoform X2 — MQPSLPSAAVKELVCSCLHRDPVAADLRCSLFVAAVQSYRRDSALRPFPPRYLTGEVKDFEELLKDVDTLPNVRDLVRLGHGDGDHHLALVHWVLSSKSFAVKTLQKEEFARLSQLTQSEGVSAPAPDFLFELQYCDLLNSKFERTRAGRELIYAFHGSRLENFHSIIHNGLHCHLNKTSLFGEGTYLTSDLSMAILYSPHGNGWRESVLGPLISCVALCEIIDHPDVKCQMKKKDSESVDQKRLRARNSEGGEVPEKYFVVTNNELLRVKYLLVYSQRRYRSRAVVF; from the exons ATGCAGCCGTCTCTCCCGTCAGCTGCGGTCAAAGAGCTGGTCTGCTCCTGTCTGCATCGAGACCCTGTAGCGGCGGATCTGCGCTGCAGCCTCTTCGTAGCCGCCGTCCAGAGCTACAGGCGCGACTCAGCGCTCAGACCCTTCCCTCCTCGCTACCTTACAGGAGAGGTCAAGGATTTTGAGGAGCTG CTAAAGGATGTGGATACTTTGCCAAACGTGAGAGATCTTGTGCGTCTGGGACATGGTGATGGAGATCATCATCTGGCTCTTGTGCACTGGGTTCTGTCCTCCAAGAGTTTTGCTGTAAAGACCCTGCAGAAAGAGGAG TTTGCCAGACTCAGCCAGCTGACTCAAAGCGAGGGCGTTTCGGCGCCGGCTCCAGACTTCCTCTTCGAACTGCAGTACTGTGATTTGCTCAACTCCAAGTTCGAGCGGACGCGGGCCGGACGAGAGCTCATCTATGCGTTCCACGGCAGCAGACTGGAGAACTTCCACTCCATCATACACAACGGATTACACTGCCATCTCAATAAG ACCTCACTGTTTGGGGAGGGCACATACCTGACCAGTGACCTCAGCATGGCCATCCTTTACAGTCCTCATGGTAACGGATGGAGGGAAAGCGTTCTCGGGCCTTTGATCAGCTGCGTGGCCTTGTGTGAAATCATCGATCATCCCGATGTGAAGTGTCAGATGAAGAAGAAAG ACTCCGAGAGCGTTGACCAAAAGCGTCTGAGGGCCAGGAACAGTGAAGGAGGCGAGGTGCCCGAGAAATACTTTGTGGTGACCAACAATGAGCTTCTGAGAGTGAAGTACCTGCTCGTGTATTCTCAGAGACGCTACCGATCACG tgcCGTTGTCTTCTGA